Within the Anaerohalosphaeraceae bacterium genome, the region GCCGTTCTCAAAAATCAGCCTGGCATTGCAGATATCCTCATGGTCTCCGATTACGTTCACCCCCACCGCCTCGACCTGACGGACCGGACTGCGGGCCAGCGACAAAATAATATCAATATCGTGAATCATGATATCCAGCACCACACCGACATCCGCCGAGCGAAACGGATACGGACTGACCCGGTCAGCCTCAATAAACCGCGGCTCAATCTCCAGCCGCTTCATCGCCTGCACCACCGGATTGCAGCGCTCCGAATGCCCCACCGCCACCACCGTCTGCGTCTGCTGTGCCAGCTGAACAATCCGCCGTCCTTCCTCTACGTTCGACGCCAGCGGCTTCTCAATCAGCACCGGAATGCGATGTTTCAGAAACAATTCCGCCAGCGAAAAATGCACCGCAGTCGGCGCTGAAATCGTCACGGCATCCACCCGTCCAATCAGGTCTTTCGGGTCGGTCAGCGCCTCACAGCCGTACTGTTCCGCCAGCGAACGGGCCCGGGCCGCATCCGTATCCACCACCGCCGTCAGCCGGCTTTCCGGAAGCCGGCTGTACACCTGCGCATGCAGAGCCCCCATCTTGCCCGCCCCTACGACCGCTGTTCGCAGTGGAGTCATCGTCCGGTGTTTTCCTTTCCC harbors:
- a CDS encoding Gfo/Idh/MocA family oxidoreductase, encoding MTPLRTAVVGAGKMGALHAQVYSRLPESRLTAVVDTDAARARSLAEQYGCEALTDPKDLIGRVDAVTISAPTAVHFSLAELFLKHRIPVLIEKPLASNVEEGRRIVQLAQQTQTVVAVGHSERCNPVVQAMKRLEIEPRFIEADRVSPYPFRSADVGVVLDIMIHDIDIILSLARSPVRQVEAVGVNVIGDHEDICNARLIFENGCIANITASRLALKTERKVRVFSRQAYLSVDYFRKEGIVIKTDPNIDVIKWIREHQEAGDFDFSQVKWTELLHIEHLDITESEPLRVEQEAFLRAVLEPGKRPEVTAEEGLAALECADMILQKVREHKWNP